The following proteins come from a genomic window of Megalobrama amblycephala isolate DHTTF-2021 linkage group LG1, ASM1881202v1, whole genome shotgun sequence:
- the wizb gene encoding protein Wiz isoform X4 — translation MEKGDGNGESEGLNCFFPTLEHCGKGQRSPRSSAFPSSLTWDSDSEKETLDEEELQHFSNPHGLAAHSPGSPTSGLQQDSFDIDPCQEPVETKHLFLDKNPLAPLEVENQDVAYREPTTTESSLPKHAAKRKKTKMEQRKVRNLPDTTPKEGCQKEEKDKRKVLNRRGREEKNTKEADVYTFPADSDPESPPPGPWAHCTFIQRRRKKRAILRPFSGLGTWQRTTGAGRRTRGKNTGAKQRKKTTKDVGGMLNFKEEKTEKVRGRQNSVVDHQLDKDLSQEIFTCVECSIYFKKRIHLREHMREHGQVGRSGKKWQCGEKEAWSGHLNKNAFECIECGQEFVDKVLLLDHHRCHEESRQKILEEIGKLNKGEKQVAVQAGCSNTSKPVIVESTKVSCGQFVCLECNFSSDVSQELSEHAKTHTTRKRAGVYRTSPRFQQKSCKKGQVQSSADVTPTFVTSPVNKRYPIRASKKTKETQPDIAPSQVDSRSLSCRSASATPGEATDQPDKATLHASTDPADESRQIGETSLANPMEEDVLQPQHLISPPPNPRAVPRRKDVALKSIGKKRSVRATKDKLGRTRASRRLDPKSTLTTGVKKQVQISNQAADKGQKEDIPTPESEHDPKQDSKTENEPPASALDLKASSSSKKSSKKLEAQEEEPKLKKDKSDSQGRSGEDTPVAAKLEDDDDDDDDDNNDDDDEYEEDEDVVNRLIGALTEEDDEDDDREGLFKSVERKCPYCSDQFHNGIGLANHIRGHLNRVGVSYNVRHFISPEEVNAIEKKFSYQKKKKKVANFDPSTFSVMRCEFCSAGFDTRAGLSSHARAHLRDFGITNWEVTVSPINILRELFAKHPDLVLPTHNLQSSQEQNSDEEQESRKDMKDEENMTANLATLSSESPKQHWKEKHNISEPKGEEEAEDEEEEEEEEEAQMPLTDKLSTSPKEKTLFSLEEQSPESKETDSMGSNLLKCEFCGATFETRRGLSSHARSHLRQLGVGMSENSGAPIDLLYQITKERSVDACFTGTSPTVESSKKPQHHAPIVPIPNPTKDVETEEGLKDTKPPVPFSVAGSAIKVSSSPTTPSAAGSLPSSPFVKSRSPSPVLRKAPISSLLPVSSPLRSQEHKALGKNQSTNLSSPTKPFWAPQETDAPLNLTMDVDAKDIICQLCGAWFETRKGLSSHARAHLRHFGIEYSESKGSPIDLLNRFILTDDFKHRANSFLSDGPEDLRSQKTSMTSIVPSTSTTSSKRPISSSPVLYKMATSSLRTTIGSKATSSSAHTLLGPPPKKLKPSSLQVLRFSGGEVMSFPIEPMKDVGCEFCGELFENRKGLSSHARSHLRQLGITEWSVNGSPIDTLKDIIVRRGLPSIMPLKSPKSPCSSPGLGLPRPVVQSSSPPGNVLGRLPFHFAKTPSHDQPTTRKMSPSTSAANSPPAVELVKPKPEPEIVEVTMKGSDMGVNKGYSPEPLHSSLNTSDNVYPVNLVMTQEKEPSRDIRCEFCGEFFENRKGLSSHARSHLRHMGITEWSVNGSPIDTLWEVMRRQGTTPASVALGIKEEPGQDGGISLHSPGYQTSALSRKSPLNLLHSGSRLHKHGLGSMALSPTSPVGKIFGVSQLKKKVLVEEGQPGEKTLLVQSKNFSPPPQDYSFKGKASLEKHGVGHMDASCELCGFYFENRKALASHARAHLRQFGVTEWCVNGSPIETLSAWIRSRPQKAAEMQQSYAQGARYAQKKRCNSALSPSCNSDTTIPVSQKPAVAKWASLTLPQKRAIGRDANSCSWGLSSRGTDAKSRNGSSTQHGLIPQPGSHHASNALPHAQVAHSELNVRLPRGFERRPPKHPSHAEGGEGESGPPKPRSSTVPALVPKPPSTPLVRLVGKIYSLKCRFCDVEFHGPLSVQEDWIRHLQQHILNLNYNKTASPANDTPAQTDTPAPNPTVSAATSTTSCSTTTTAPAATPSTPSPMPTTTPTSASTPTPTLNQASVGWPATVEPIPSPAN, via the exons ATGGAGAAGGGTGATGGGAATGGAGAATCGGAAGGTCTAAACTGCTTTTTCCCCACACTGGAGCATTGTGGTAAAGGACAGAGAAGTCCACGATCTTCAGCCTTTCCCTCATCTCTCACATGGGACTCAGACTCTGAGAAAGAAACCTTGGATG AGGAAGAACTTCAGCACTTTTCTAACCCTCATGGTCTGGCTGCTCATAGCCCAGGGAGTCCCAcctctggactacaacaagaCAG CTTTGACATTGATCCGTGCCAAGAACCTGTGGAAACCAAGCACTTATTTCTTGATAAAAACCCACTTGCCCCCCTGGAGGTGGAGAATCAAGATGTTGCATACAGAGAGCCAACAACTACAGAATCCAGCCTACCCAAGCATGCAGCAAAacgtaaaaaaacaaaaa TGGAACAAAGGAAAGTGAGAAATCTACCAGATACTACACCAAAAGAGGGATGCCAAAAAGAAGAGAAAGATAAGCGGAAAGTCCTTAATCGTAGAGGGCGGGAAGAGAAGAACACCAAAGAGGCGGATGTATACACCTTCCCAGCAGACTCTGACCCAGAGAGTCCACCACCTGGACCTTGGGCACACTGCACCTTCATCCAGCGCAGAAGGAAAAAGAGGGCCATACTGAGGCCTTTCTCTGGTTTAGGCACCTGGCAACGCACAACGGGAGCCGGCAGAAGGACCAGGGGAAAAAACACTGGAGCAAAGCAGCGTAAGAAAACCACAAAGGATGTGGGAGGAATGTTAAATTTTAAAGAGGAAAAAACAGAGAAGGTACGAGGTAGGCAGAACTCAGTAGTAGACCACCAACTGGACAAAGACCTCTCCCAAGAGATTTTTACATGTGTAGAATGTAGCATTTACTTCAAAAAACGTATCCATCTACGTGAACACATGCGAGAGCATGGCCAGGTCGGTAGATCTGGGAAGAAATGGCAATGTGGAGAGAAAGAAGCTTGGAGCGGACATCTtaataaaaatgcttttgaaTGTATAGAGTGTGGTCAGGAGTTTGTAGACAAGGTACTGCTGCTAGATCATCACCGATGCCATGAGGAGTCACGGCAGAAAATCCTTGAAGAGATTGGAAAATTAAATAAGGGGGAAAAGCAAGTGGCAGTGCAAGCTGGTTGCAGTAACACATCGAAGCCAGTCATCGTAGAGTCAACAAAGGTCAGCTGTGGCCAGTTTGTGTGTCTTGAGTGCAACTTTAGCTCTGACGTGTCTCAAGAGCTTTCCGAGCATGCCAAGACGCACACCACCCGAAAAAGGGCTGGTGTTTATCGAACTTCCCCCCGCTTTCAGCAGAAGTCCTGCAAGAAAGGACAGGTCCAGTCCTCTGCAGATGTTACACCAACTTTTGTCACTTCACCCGTCAACAAGAGGTACCCCATCCGAGCATccaaaaaaactaaagaaaCACAGCCTGACATTGCCCCTTCACAGGTGGACTCTAGGTCATTGTCTTGTCGAAGTGCTTCTGCAACCCCCGGTGAAGCCACAGACCAACCAGATAAAGCAACCCTGCATGCAAGTACAGACCCTGCGGATGAGTCGAGACAAATAGGAGAGACATCTCTGGCTAATCCTATGGAAGAGGATGTTCTACAACCTCAGCATCTCATTTCTCCTCCTCCAAATCCAAGGGCTGTTCCGCGGCGCAAAGATGTGGCATTAAAGAGCATAGGAAAAAAGCGCTCAGTCAGGGCCACAAAGGATAAACTGGGGCGCACAAGAGCGAGTAGAAGACTTGATCCTAAGTCAACCCTGACTACTGGTGTAAAAAAACAAGTCCAAATCTCAAACCAGGCTGCAGATAAGGGCCAGAAAGAAGACATTCCAACACCAGAATCAGAGCATGATCCAAAACAAGACTCCAAAACAG AGAATGAGCCACCTGCCAGTGCTCTGGATCTCAAAGCCAGCTCCTCTTCAAAGAAGAGTAGTAAAAAGCTTGAAGCACAGGAGGAGGAACCCAAACTCAAAAAAGACAAATCTGATAGTCAGGGGAGGAGCGGAGAAGACACACCTGTTGCTGCAAAACtagaggatgatgatgatgatgatgatgatgataataatgatgatgatgatgaatatgAAGAGGATGAAGATGTTGTAAATCGTCTTATTGGTGCATTAACCGAGGAAGATGACGAAGATGATGATAGAGAGGGGTTGttcaagagtgtggaaagaaAATGCCCTTATTGCTCTGATCAATTCCATAATGGCATTGGACTAGCTAATCACATTAGGGGTCACCTGAACAGAGTGGGTGTCAGTTACAACGTTAGGCACTTTATCTCCCCAGAGGAGGTTAATGCCATTGAGAAGAAATTCTCCTaccagaaaaagaagaaaaaag TCGCCAACTTTGACCCGTCCACCTTCAGCGTAATGAGATGTGAGTTCTGCAGTGCCGGCTTTGACACCAGGGCTGGTCTCTCCAGTCATGCCCGAGCCCATCTCCGAGACTTTGGCATCACCAATTGGGAAGTCACGGTTTCTCCCATTAATATTCTCAGAGAGCTTTTTGCCAAGCATCCAGATCTTGTTTTGCCCACTCATAATCTCCAGTCAAGTCAAGAGCAAAACTCTGATGAGGAGCAAGAGAGCAGAAAAGATATGAAAGATGAGGAGAACATGACTGCAAATCTTGCCACACTTTCCTCTGAATCTCCAAAACAGCACTGGAAAGAAAAGCACAATATCAGTGAACCGAAGG GTGAGGAGGAGGcagaggatgaggaagaggaagaggaagaagaggaggcCCAAATGCCCCTTACAGATAAGTTGTCCACAAGTCCAAAAGAAAAGACCCTGTTTTCTCTAGAGGAACAGAGCCCTGAATCTAAAGAGACAGATTCTATGG GCTCCAACTTGTTGAAATGTGAGTTTTGTGGTGCTACCTTTGAAACACGTCGTGGTTTGTCTAGCCATGCCCGCTCTCACCTACGACAGCTGGGTGTCGGCATGTCGGAGAACAGTGGAGCACCCATTGATCTCCTCTACCAGATCACTAAGGAACGCTCTGTTGATGCATGCTTCACAGGCACCTCCCCTACTGTGGAATCATCTAAGAAGCCCCAGCACCATGCCCCTATTGTTCCTATACCTAATCCCACAAAAGATGTTGAAACTGAAGAAGGACTGAAAGACACCAAGCCCCCTGTCCCGTTTTCTGTTGCTGGTTCCGCTATTAAAGTTTCCTCTTCCCCAACTACTCCATCTGCAGCTGGCTCTCTACCTTCCTCTCCATTTGTAAAGTCTCGATCCCCTTCCCCAGTGCTGAGAAAGGCTCCCATCTCTTCCTTACTACCCGTGTCTTCCCCACTGCGATCCCAGGAGCATAAGGCCTTAGGAAAGAACCAGTCTACAAACCTCTCCAGTCCAACCAAACCATTCTGGGCACCGCAAGAGACAGATGCCCCTTTAAACCTTA CGATGGATGTGGACGCTAAAGACATTATTTGCCAGTTGTGTGGTGCATGGTTTGAAACAAGAAAGGGCCTCTCGAGTCATGCTCGTGCCCATTTGCGCCATTTTGGGATTGAGTACTCGGAATCCAAGGGCTCCCCCATTGACTTACTCAACCGGTTCATCTTGACTGATGACTTTAAGCACAGAGCAAATTCTTTTCTCTCTGATGGTCCTGAGGATCTGAGGTCCCAGAAGACCAGCATGACTTCGATCGTACCCTCCACTTCCACTACGTCCTCTAAGAGGCCTATTTCCTCCAGCCCTGTCCTATATAAAATGGCAACTTCTTCTTTGAGGACAACCATTGGCTCCAAAGCTACCTCGTCTTCTGCCCACACCCTATTGGGCCCACCACCGAAGAAGCTGAAACCCTCTTCTTTGCAGGTCCTTCGTTTCAGTGGTGGGGAAGTGATGTCCTTTCCTATAG AGCCAATGAAAGATGTGGGCTGTGAATTCTGTGGAGAACTTTTTGAGAACCGCAAAGGCCTCTCCAGTCATGCTCGCTCCCATCTGCGGCAACTTGGCATCACCGAATGGTCTGTGAATGGCTCACCTATTGACACACTAAAAGACATTATAGTTCGTCGAGGCCTACCATCCATCATGCCTCTGAAGTCCCCCAAATCCCCCTGTTCTTCTCCGGGCCTAGGACTGCCTCGGCCCGTGGTCCAGTCCTCTTCCCCACCAGGGAATGTTCTTGGGCGCCTGCCTTTCCACTTTGCCAAAACACCAAGCCACGACCAGCCTACTACCCGTAAAATGTCTCCTTCGACATCTGCTGCCAATTCCCCCCCAGCAGTAGAGCTGGTTAAGCCAAAACCAGAGCCTGAAATTGTAGAAGTTACCATGAAAGGATCAGACATGGGAGTAAATAAAGGCTACAGCCCAGAGCCACTACATTCTAGTTTAAATACTTCAGATAATGTTTATCCAGTCAACTTGG TCATGACTCAGGAGAAGGAACCATCCCGTGATATTCGCTGTGAATTCTGTGGTGAATTCTTTGAAAACCGCAAAGGCCTCTCAAGCCATGCACGATCACACTTGAGGCATATGGGTATCACGGAGTGGTCTGTGAACGGCTCGCCTATTGACACGCTGTGGGAAGTCATGAGGAGACAGGGCACTACCCCTGCATCTGTTGCTTTGGGCATAAAGGAGGAGCCGGGACAGGATGGTGGAATTTCATTGCACAGTCCAGGCTATCAGACCTCTGCCTTGTCCCGCAAATCACCTCTTAATCTGCTCCACTCTGGTTCGCGCCTCCATAAACATGGTCTGGGAAGCATGGCCTTGTCCCCCACCTCACCTGTGGGGAAGATTTTTGGAGTGTCTCAATTGAAGAAGAAGGTGCTGGTGGAGGAGGGACAGCCAGGAGAGAAGACACTGCTCGTCCAATCTAAAAACTTCTCGCCTCCCCCACAGGACTATTCCTTTAAGGGTAAAGCCTCACTGGAGAAGCATGGGGTAGGCCACATGG atgCTAGTTGTGAACTCTGTGGATTCTACTTTGAGAACCGGAAGGCATTGGCTAGTCATGCTCGGGCACATTTACGACAGTTTGGCGTGACAGAGTGGTGCGTAAATGGTTCACCTATTGAGACGCTGAGTGCCTGGATACGCAGCCGTCCACAGAAGGCAGCAGAGATGCAGCAAAGTTATGCGCAAGGAGCCCGCTATGCCCAAAAGAAA AGGTGCAATTCTGCTCTCTCACCATCCTGTAATTCAGACACTACAATTCCTGTTTCCCAAAAGCCTGCTGTTGCCAAATGGGCATCTCTCACTTTGCCTCAAAAGAGGGCAATTGGACGGGATGCCAATAGTTGTTCCTGGGGGTTGTCATCGCGGGGTACAGACGCAAAAAGCAGGAATGGAAGTTCCACTCAGCATGGCCTTATTCCACAGCCTGGCAGCCATCATGCCAGTAATGCACTTCCACATGCACAGGTGGCCCATAGTGAACTCAACGTGCGTTTGCCTCGAG GATTTGAGAGACGGCCACCTAAACACCCGTCACATGCTGAAGGAGGGGAGGGAGAGAGTGGCCCCCCGAAGCCTCGCTCCAGTACCGTCCCTGCCCTTGTGCCAAAGCCCCCCTCCACCCCACTGGTTAGACTTGTGGGTAAAATTTACTCACTCAAGTGCCG GTTCTGTGATGTGGAGTTTCACGGCCCTCTCTCAGTACAGGAGGACTGGATCAGGCACCTGCAGCAGCACATCCTTAATCTTAACTACAACAAGACTGCATCACCCGCAAACGACACTCCTGCCCAAACTGACACTCCTGCTCCAAACCCAACAGTTTCAGCTGCTACCTCCACAACCAGCTGCTCCACTACAACCACAGCTCCTGCCGCGACCCCGTCCACACCCTCCCCAATGCCCACAACCACGCCCACTTCAGCCTCCACACCTACACCCACTCTCAACCAAGCCTCCGTGGGATGGCCGGCCACAGTAGAGCCAATTCCTTCACCTGCAAATTAG